In Deltaproteobacteria bacterium, the following proteins share a genomic window:
- a CDS encoding HigA family addiction module antidote protein has translation MTGHKLDPIHPGEILLEEFLNPMGISQYRLAKDISVPSRRINEIVHGKRRISADTALRLSRFFGTTEKFWVNLQARYDLELEKDRLGSRLDSEVRQYRRHNNGRFTRPIETH, from the coding sequence ATGACTGGACATAAGTTGGACCCAATACACCCTGGAGAGATTCTTCTGGAGGAGTTCCTGAACCCTATGGGTATCAGCCAATATCGCCTGGCAAAGGACATTAGTGTACCCTCGCGAAGAATTAACGAAATTGTTCACGGAAAGAGGAGAATCAGCGCCGACACGGCACTTCGCCTTTCACGATTTTTCGGTACAACGGAGAAGTTTTGGGTCAATCTTCAGGCTCGCTACGATTTGGAACTCGAAAAGGATCGGCTCGGATCCCGATTGGACAGTGAGGTTCGGCAATATAGGCGGCATAACAACGGGCGGTTCACAAGGCCCATCGAGACGCACTAA
- a CDS encoding type II toxin-antitoxin system RelE/ParE family toxin produces MIKSFRCKETATVFSRKTSRKFSAEIQRIALRKLLLLDAAEAIKDLRIPPGNRLEKLSDRRKNQHSIPINEQWRICFEWKQGDAYNVEIIDYH; encoded by the coding sequence ATGATAAAAAGCTTTCGTTGCAAAGAAACAGCGACGGTTTTTAGTCGGAAAACTTCTCGGAAGTTTTCTGCTGAAATACAGAGGATTGCACTGCGAAAGCTTCTGTTATTGGATGCGGCAGAGGCCATTAAAGATTTGCGTATCCCTCCCGGCAATAGGCTGGAAAAGCTGTCGGACCGGAGGAAAAATCAGCACAGCATACCTATAAATGAACAATGGCGAATCTGTTTCGAATGGAAGCAGGGGGATGCCTACAATGTTGAAATCATTGACTACCATTAG
- the cas1 gene encoding CRISPR-associated endonuclease Cas1, translated as MQLVINTPGTFITQKDECFRLKQKERVFDISPLKVESIVISNQAMISSQAVVLALEHNIDVIFLDSYGDPMGRIWFSKMGSTALVRRRQLEAMESPLGLQLVVDMVGQKLDNQVRFLKKLMHARPGKEENFLLPIQTIEKAKSDVSSSGSDLETARSSLMGLEGTAGRSYFQCLSGLLPEKYQFKGRSRRPAKDPFNACLNYCYGILYSLVEKACILSGLDPYVGFLHTDNYNKKSLVFDLIEPFRIYGEQTAIYLFTGKKMKDDYFDAKEESVSLNQAGKPLVVEAMNKHLDEAVRYRRKNVKRRFIIQHEGHRLANILLADAGEKRADWLEIKEF; from the coding sequence ATGCAACTTGTCATCAATACCCCAGGCACCTTTATTACCCAAAAAGATGAATGTTTTCGACTGAAACAAAAGGAAAGAGTCTTTGATATTTCTCCGCTAAAGGTTGAAAGCATAGTCATTTCCAACCAGGCAATGATCTCCAGTCAGGCCGTGGTGCTGGCCCTTGAGCACAATATTGATGTCATCTTTCTCGACAGCTACGGCGATCCCATGGGACGGATCTGGTTCTCCAAGATGGGAAGCACAGCCCTTGTTCGCAGAAGACAGTTAGAGGCCATGGAGAGTCCTTTGGGTCTTCAGCTTGTCGTTGACATGGTGGGTCAAAAGCTCGACAACCAGGTCCGCTTTTTGAAAAAATTGATGCACGCCCGGCCTGGCAAGGAAGAGAACTTCCTCTTGCCTATCCAGACCATTGAGAAAGCCAAGTCTGACGTTTCTTCTTCTGGCTCTGACCTGGAGACAGCTCGAAGTAGCCTGATGGGCCTTGAGGGGACTGCGGGCAGGAGCTACTTCCAATGTCTGTCAGGTTTGCTTCCTGAAAAATATCAGTTCAAAGGCCGTTCCCGGAGGCCCGCAAAAGACCCGTTCAACGCCTGCCTGAACTACTGTTATGGTATCCTCTATTCTCTTGTTGAAAAGGCCTGCATCCTGTCGGGCCTCGATCCTTACGTGGGGTTCTTGCACACAGACAACTACAACAAAAAGTCCCTGGTGTTCGACCTGATAGAGCCTTTTCGGATCTACGGCGAACAAACAGCCATCTATCTTTTTACAGGCAAAAAGATGAAAGACGACTACTTCGATGCCAAAGAGGAATCTGTGTCCTTGAACCAGGCCGGCAAACCCCTGGTTGTGGAAGCCATGAACAAGCATCTGGACGAGGCTGTCCGTTACCGTAGAAAGAATGTGAAGCGCCGCTTTATCATCCAACACGAAGGCCACCGTCTGGCCAACATCCTGCTTGCCGATGCCGGAGAGAAAAGGGCTGACTGGCTGGAGATCAAAGAGTTTTAG
- a CDS encoding phosphoglycerate kinase produces the protein MKKTRNENRLPVIQDADLADKVVLVRVDHNVVKDGIIRDPYRIDRTIGTLYNIVERGGRIILMTHVGRPRDKKTGHITCDASTSTQPIAAYIERKLHTKIHVPTFRPENKRGILGIDTSINLAIKELKQHKIGGIYLPNTRWFEGEEATGQVRESFSRQLAGLADVFVNDAFGSWQPHVSAYDITRYLPSYAGFLMQEEIGHLEQVLHPERPFVAVVAGAKYDTKIGPLNELYNKVDHLILGGVIYNTYLCAKYQVRIAGVSDEDIEAANKLVSMDKKKKKIVELPHIVEADQIGRKVRGKFRKIAVKDLVRGKSYGYVLDIDSRSFSDKKVADVIGSARTTFVNAVMGYTPYFTEGSEALDRTIDKNREALKFYGGGDTLQEFKSLCPGLYLAVLDDAQYYFFTGGGSVLKAIEQSDSMGMKPIQALLKTRRDLKRN, from the coding sequence ATGAAGAAAACTCGAAATGAAAACAGGCTGCCCGTCATTCAGGATGCGGATCTGGCTGACAAGGTAGTCCTGGTTCGGGTGGATCACAATGTAGTCAAAGACGGCATCATCCGAGACCCCTACCGGATTGATCGTACGATCGGAACCCTTTATAACATTGTCGAAAGGGGCGGTCGGATTATACTGATGACCCACGTGGGACGGCCCCGTGACAAAAAGACAGGGCACATTACATGTGATGCCTCTACGTCCACTCAGCCGATTGCTGCCTATATCGAACGAAAGCTTCACACCAAGATACATGTGCCTACGTTTCGGCCTGAAAACAAACGTGGCATTCTCGGCATTGACACCTCCATTAATCTGGCCATCAAAGAGCTTAAGCAGCACAAGATCGGCGGCATCTATCTGCCCAATACGAGGTGGTTTGAAGGAGAAGAGGCAACCGGGCAAGTAAGAGAGTCATTTTCACGTCAACTGGCCGGTCTTGCAGATGTTTTTGTGAACGACGCCTTTGGCTCATGGCAGCCCCATGTTTCCGCTTACGACATAACTAGATACCTCCCCTCATATGCGGGTTTTCTCATGCAGGAAGAAATAGGGCACCTGGAGCAAGTCCTTCATCCCGAGCGTCCCTTTGTTGCAGTGGTGGCCGGAGCCAAATACGACACCAAAATAGGCCCTTTGAATGAGCTTTACAATAAAGTGGATCATCTGATCCTTGGCGGCGTTATCTACAACACATATCTTTGCGCAAAATATCAGGTTCGCATCGCCGGGGTCTCAGACGAAGACATAGAGGCTGCCAACAAGCTTGTCTCAATGGACAAGAAGAAGAAAAAAATCGTTGAACTTCCCCATATTGTTGAAGCGGACCAAATCGGCAGAAAGGTTCGTGGCAAATTCAGAAAAATTGCAGTCAAGGACCTTGTACGAGGTAAATCTTATGGTTATGTCCTTGACATTGATTCAAGGTCTTTTTCCGACAAAAAGGTGGCAGACGTGATCGGTTCGGCCCGGACTACCTTTGTCAATGCGGTCATGGGCTACACACCCTATTTTACTGAAGGCTCAGAGGCCCTTGACCGAACCATCGACAAGAACCGCGAAGCCCTGAAATTCTACGGAGGTGGAGACACCCTCCAGGAGTTTAAGAGCCTGTGCCCGGGGCTTTACCTTGCGGTCTTGGACGACGCCCAATACTATTTCTTCACAGGCGGTGGCTCGGTGCTCAAGGCGATCGAACAAAGCGATTCCATGGGCATGAAGCCGATTCAGGCCTTACTGAAAACAAGAAGAGACTTGAAAAGGAATTGA
- the cas2 gene encoding CRISPR-associated endonuclease Cas2: MSVLVWIVYDISEDPRRNKVAKTCKQYGLVRVQKSVFLGRLERNRFDELAEACLGLIDEGTDSVYLFPFCQEDFRQVKVLGQGFDRKLVNDEVLAQFF; encoded by the coding sequence ATGTCTGTACTTGTCTGGATAGTCTATGACATTAGCGAAGACCCACGCCGGAACAAGGTGGCCAAGACATGCAAGCAATATGGCCTGGTGCGGGTTCAAAAGAGTGTGTTTCTCGGAAGGCTCGAAAGGAATCGCTTTGACGAGTTGGCCGAGGCGTGCCTTGGTCTGATCGACGAAGGCACAGACAGCGTTTATCTTTTTCCCTTCTGCCAGGAGGATTTCAGGCAGGTGAAGGTCCTGGGGCAGGGGTTTGACAGAAAATTGGTAAACGATGAGGTGCTGGCACAGTTTTTTTGA